The Nicotiana tomentosiformis chromosome 2, ASM39032v3, whole genome shotgun sequence genome includes the window TCTTGGCCTTATTTATATTGTGCTAAACTTTGTTTATGGAAAAAGGTACTTGTTTATTTACTCCTAATCAAGTGTTATCGTCCTCATATTAGCGCTAAACCCTCATCCTTTACTTTTCCTTCTTCTATCCTATTGTTTTACCTCAACCAACGCAGACTCACTACATTATTGTCATAGAGCTTTAGTTGTTGCATTTactcttattattattgattaaTGGGGTACGGTCACCTAAGATTGTCAAATGTTATTTTTATCAGGAAACTGAAGAGATGATCGCTGATGTTCTTGGTGTGGAAGTTTTTAGGCAGACAATAGCAGGGAATATTCTTGTTGGCAGCTTTTGTTCTTTCTCAAACAGGGGAGGCTTGGTAAGTATACATTCTTTAAAGCCTTGTCAAAAAAGTTTACATTCTTAAATAATGGGAATGGGTGACGTTTGAACATACACGGCTTATACACCAATGAATGAGTAACATGTGTTAACATACACTTGTATCATTAAGCCATATTTAATTGATGTGCATTCTCACCTCAGTTTGTCGCTTACCCATGATAAATTAATCTGGTTTAGTGTAAACATCGGGTGTTGGTAGTATTTGCCCATGTGATGACTGCTGCTTGTTACAGGTCTGGGGGCTAAACTAGAAATGTGTTGTTTTGTTGCCTCATTTTGCTAAAACGTCGTGCTGGAGCAGGTACATCCTCATACGTCCATTGAAGACTTGGACGAACTTTCAACTCTCCTTCAGGTTCCTCTTGTTGCGGGAACAGTGAACCGCGGTAGTGAAGTGATAGGTGCTGGATTGACTGTCAATGACTGGACTGCCTTTTGTGGCTCAGACACTACTGCTACAGAGTTGTCCGTTATTGAAAGCGTATTCAAGTTGAGAGAGGCTCAACCTAGTGCTATTGTTGATGAGATGAGGAAGTCATTGATCGACAGTTACGTTTGAGTTATATGGTTCAAGTTGCATGTACTATGGAGTTGTGTGACAGTATGACCTACTGCTTTAATTTTGTGTTTCCTGTGTTAAAAGGTCTGTCTTGATAAAGCACAGATTTATGGTTAATCTTAATTGCGATTTCCAATTTTCAAGTGTATAATGTTTGATGTGGAGTTTAATTTCCTTATAAAATTTCGTTATTTATACAGCATTTGGTTTTTGCAATAACTAACTTAATCTTCGTACTTGGTATTAGATTTTGCATAAGTTTTACAGAGGGGGAAATTGAACGCTATAATACTAACTTCGGGTGGTATTTAATAAATTCAAAACGTTGTTGTTATTATCAATCATTAAGTCGTTCAAACAATTGTGAGATAATTCAATCATTTTGATTATTCACTTTCATTAAGTCTTTTCTACATTTATTCAGTATACGTAAAATAATTAATCCATGAAACCACAACTCTTGGTTGCTTGATTCTAactctactttttttttttgggttgtcTTTCTTCTCATCATCCAATCTTTTTCTTAATATTAATTTGATCCAACAACACCTATACTATAAAAAAATTAGACGAACATCATAATTGTAGAGAAATATATAGTACTCAAACATATGTATACACGTCAacttaattaataaaataaacacAAACAATTGAACGAAAATATGAATGATAAATTTAAAGCAAAAAAACACATATATTGAACCTTGATTTCCTTGTATCCTTCATAAGAATACTAGAAAATGAATAATGAGCTATAGATTCTAATTTTAATttgtaaaataaatattatatgaaTGAGTAAACTTACGACAAAGCTCAACATATTATAGTTTGGACCAAAGTGCTACTGTTGTGCCTACGAATCATTGAAATATTCAACCGAATAAAATCAATTATTTATTATCTGATTGAATATTTGAATGTCACATAAACTTGAATTCAAAATACAGCTGAAAAAAGTGCTTTTGTTTACCACCACGTTAATGATTTAAGGTTTCATGTAATAGTTCACATTTGAAAAGGTTTTTATTaggtaaaattaattaattttaaagttctaaatattataTTCCATATATAGTATGTTAAATAAGGAAGGTTTTAATATGTAATATTTTACTtgaattcaaattcctaaatattaggaaaataattaaattactattATATTATGTCCAAtgctaaatttatttttaaagggtaaaaaaggcgaacgacatttcgttaagggcattcgtacttttaatataactaatctctatgtacgtgcgttgcacgtaaaTATTTAATCAATTAAAGGGTAGCTCAGTGCATAAGGTATTCCGCATTCACGCAAGGTCCAGAAAAGGATCGCACCTCAacgggtgtgatgtagacaatcTACCCTAATACAAGCATTATTTTCTATAAAAGATGTATATATGGATTGTTGTAAAGCAATTAATatggaaaaaataataaaatcttttAAATGCAAAAAATCATTGTCATTACATGGGGGGAAAAAATCAAACATCGTCTAAACTTGCATATATAATCAATTTAATCAAGTTAGATAGTATTTATATTTATTGATAGTGTAGAAATATGCAATATGGTCATATcttatttaatatatttatttactttaaaaaCATGCAATGATCAAGTAATATTAAATTTTAGGTAGCACAAAattatataaaaagataaattAATCTTGGATATTTAAAGGCAAACTCgcagaagattttttttttaataaagtagCATTTTTCAAGAAGGAATTAAATTGTGTTTAAAGTAAGAAAATACATTCCTAAAATTCCTAACCTAAACTGAATAAAAAGGTTTTAAAAGCATCCCTaaaatttctaactcaaataaaaagGAAAATGTATTTTTAACGAAGGAATCAAATATTTTCAATTCCGAGAATTCTTATTCGTAATGCAAATAAAAGAGGAAATTACCTTCTTAAGAAAGAATCAATTTTGTTCCATTCCTAAGAACATAACAAATAAAGAAAGGCAAATATTTGCTCCTAAATATAAATAAGAGAACGAAAAATAGTGACTCTACAAAAAGAGTCCCGTCAAAATCGTTGCCCTGTAGAGCTTGGTTTTTTCATCCGAAGTAATTTTAAGTTTTTCTTTCTGTCTATTACTTTAGAGTTTAGACTATACTATAAAGAGGTCAATGTACTGTTTTGACCTTTCATTCCATTTTGTGATTATAGTAATTTTTATTCTAGTACTCTCTGCGAAGACAGTTTGATTACGTGAATTTATTAAAAAATACTACTTCTATGAAGACAAAATTGgtaatgtaattatacatatgAATAGTAACTTTGGAAGTTTATTTATTTAGAGATTGATTTTTCCGTTGCTATACGACGTGTTTATTGCTAAAGTTATTTTGGCCGTGAACaattgaagaagttcttcaagTCCCAAATACTCTAACAAAAATtagttaaataaaaataataataaagtgaCAAGGGACTATGATTAGCAgtatcaacaataataacaacaacatagTACAATCTCATAAGTAGCTATAATTAGCAGCATCAATAGAAAGAAAGTTTTAGATAACAGGACATAATATGAAGTTTAGTTATAACACTACATAAACTACTTCTTTGGTCTCGTATAAATTGGGGGAGAGATCGTTACAGCTTGCACCATATAAAACTACAAGAGAAATGTAATTCATATCACTTTATATAGTGGTTTAATGGCGTGAGATTTGTGTGTCTTCGCTAATAGGTAGGACACTTGATTGGTGTTAGAATCCCGTGCAAATTGAATCATACTTGCCTTAATTCAAAGACCATAAATATTAGGAATTCAATTAGCGATTGTTACTATTTTATCCTAGATGCAATGAAgcttaatttaattttttaaggTTAAAAGAGTCGATCAATATGTCAAGGATATTTTTGCCATTCAACATTTAGCGTGcaacattcgtgcttttataataatatagatatagatatagatatactAGTTTAAGGTACATACTTTGCGCGTGTATCCCATTCAATAAgtataaacttttaaaaaattattaaatactaTTAAACTATGTATACTTAACGTGCTTTTTAAATGTTAGTTTGGAAATATTTCTAAAATTTGATGTTGGGTTAAAGAAATCATAATAatatatgataatttaatattattagAATATGTATTTATATTTTGGTACATAAATATTATAGAAGGTTTATTTGATTAAAGGGTAATGGAAATACTATTGTACCCTTATAGAATCAGACATATTTTTCATACATagtcttctatttttttttaaacttttactAAGATAAACTCATTCAATTAGAGACGTAAGTTATGCATACCTTTTGCATTTCAATTTTCTTATATCAAAATcatattattaaaaaataactaaatgccctaaatattaaaaaataactaaatGGCTATTTTCtgaatgtaaaaaaaaaaaattaaattattattattaaatattaagaaaataattaaatgactattttatctagtgtAAAGTCTTTCGCTAAGGGATTTCGTGCATTTTTTAATACTAGTTTCTCGCCACGTGCGTTGCACATGTATGCGAGTCATGAAATGCAcacttttataaaataatatcaatagtATTAAAATAAAGATTTGAGTTAATAATGATATAGAAAAGAATAAAATACATGTCATTGTAAATAATCAATTCAGCACGGGATATAGATTGTTTGGAAAGAACTGTCGCTTGAACTCGGCTTTGAACTAATTTCACGTGCTAATAGTACATAGACCTTTATCCACGCCGGCCATCTTCCTTCTCCACCATAGCATGGCAGTCTCTGAGAGGTACAACTGTGCAGTGTTGATCATGGCCTCGTCGTCCCTCACTTTGCCGTGCTTGAAGTAGATCTCCAAGTGCTAAAGGAAGTTTTACACTTATTGTGCATCACGAACACCTTTGAACACGGGGGGTTTgggagcctcgatcttggcctccctTGTCACCACAACATTGCTGGCTACCTCGGTCACGCCAACACTAATATGCTCCTCAagtgactctatctttgccttcatAGCATCGATAGTACTTAAAGCCTCCATGAAAGCAGTGATGGTTTACCTCAGTTCCATCTCGGTCTGTGTACGTCCCTCCAAGTAATTTCGGATACTCTCAATCTCTTCAAGAGTGTGCCCCTCAAGAACGCTAAGAGTGCCTTCCACCTTCCCCAAGCGTTGGCCAAAGATCTCCACGACGTCTATCCCCGCAttcatcttcatcacccactatttaccgagcgagacgtcctcgggcaggacctccacttcatcctcgcTCGCCTCAGTGGCAAATGATTCTTGGGATGTA containing:
- the LOC104085643 gene encoding eukaryotic translation initiation factor 6-2, producing the protein MATRLQFENSCEIGVFSKLTNAYCLVAIGGSENFYSTFESELAGIIPVIKTSIGGTRIIGRLCAGNKNGLLLPHTTTDQELQHLRNSLPDGVVVQRIDERLSALGNCIACNDHVALTHTDLDKETEEMIADVLGVEVFRQTIAGNILVGSFCSFSNRGGLVHPHTSIEDLDELSTLLQVPLVAGTVNRGSEVIGAGLTVNDWTAFCGSDTTATELSVIESVFKLREAQPSAIVDEMRKSLIDSYV